Proteins encoded by one window of Acidipropionibacterium virtanenii:
- a CDS encoding rhomboid family intramembrane serine protease, translated as MAGVVGLMWLLEVIDTIAGGALDSLGIHSWSLQGLWQIFTAPWLHHGWAHLAGNTIPLLVLGWLVLVDSTRTWVASGLVITVCSGLAAWLGSGPGTVTLGASGIIFGWLTFLLVKGVFTRSIGDVVLAVIVFLVYGGVLWGILPGATGISWQGHLGGAIGGVLAAWLLTRREREQRRSRRQALAERPAGASW; from the coding sequence ATGGCCGGCGTGGTCGGCCTGATGTGGCTGCTGGAGGTGATCGACACCATTGCCGGCGGTGCTCTGGACAGTCTCGGCATCCACTCCTGGAGTCTGCAGGGCCTCTGGCAGATCTTCACCGCCCCGTGGCTCCATCACGGCTGGGCCCACCTGGCCGGCAACACGATTCCGCTGCTGGTCCTGGGCTGGCTGGTGCTTGTCGACTCGACCCGCACCTGGGTGGCGTCCGGACTGGTCATCACGGTGTGCTCCGGTCTTGCCGCCTGGCTGGGGTCCGGGCCCGGGACAGTCACCCTCGGCGCCTCGGGAATCATCTTCGGCTGGCTGACCTTCCTGCTGGTCAAGGGAGTGTTCACCCGCAGCATCGGCGACGTCGTGCTCGCAGTCATCGTCTTTCTCGTCTACGGAGGAGTGCTGTGGGGCATCCTGCCCGGCGCCACCGGCATCTCCTGGCAGGGACACCTCGGAGGCGCGATCGGCGGCGTGCTGGCCGCATGGCTGCTGACCCGCCGCGAACGCGAGCAGCGCAGGTCCCGCAGACAGGCCCTCGCCGAACGGCCGGCCGGGGCGAGCTGGTGA
- a CDS encoding ABC transporter ATP-binding protein, whose translation MNDNVIEIHDLVKTFGKVRALDGLELTVPQGGVRGFLGPNGAGKSTTIRVLLGLLRADSGSVRLLGGDPWSQAARLHRRLAYVPGEVDLWPNLTGGQTIDLLGRSRGGLDRARRDELIERFELDPRRKARAYSKGNRQKVALIAALSGDAELLLLDEPTSGLDPLMEHVFTEVIREQVRRGRTVLLSSHILSEVEELCDSVSIIKTGRIVETGTMAQLQRLHRLDVAAEVDRAPIGLENIDGVHDVVIDRTTVRAHVETTGLPALLAELTRCGVRSLTSTPPSLEELFLRHYGGTGQDSAEQQDSARRRGARHALPEKATR comes from the coding sequence ATGAACGACAACGTCATCGAGATCCACGATCTCGTCAAGACATTCGGAAAGGTCCGGGCCCTCGACGGGCTCGAACTCACGGTGCCCCAGGGCGGCGTGAGAGGCTTCCTCGGACCCAACGGGGCCGGAAAGTCCACCACCATCAGGGTGCTGCTCGGGCTGCTGCGGGCCGACTCCGGCTCCGTCCGGCTGCTGGGCGGCGACCCGTGGTCGCAGGCCGCCCGGCTTCACCGCCGGCTGGCCTACGTGCCCGGCGAGGTGGACCTGTGGCCCAACCTCACCGGCGGGCAGACCATCGATCTGCTCGGACGCTCCCGGGGAGGCCTGGACCGGGCCCGTCGCGACGAGCTCATCGAGCGATTCGAACTCGATCCGCGCCGCAAGGCCCGTGCCTACTCCAAGGGCAACCGTCAGAAGGTCGCCCTCATCGCCGCCCTGTCCGGCGACGCGGAACTGCTGCTCCTCGACGAACCGACCTCCGGCCTGGACCCGCTCATGGAGCACGTCTTCACCGAGGTGATCCGCGAGCAGGTCCGGCGCGGTCGCACGGTGCTGCTGTCCAGCCACATCCTGTCGGAGGTCGAGGAGCTGTGCGACTCGGTCTCCATCATCAAGACCGGACGAATCGTCGAGACCGGCACCATGGCGCAGCTGCAGCGCCTCCACCGGCTCGATGTCGCCGCGGAGGTGGACCGGGCGCCGATCGGACTGGAGAACATCGACGGGGTCCACGACGTCGTCATCGACCGGACGACCGTGCGCGCCCACGTCGAGACCACCGGCCTGCCCGCACTGCTGGCCGAGCTCACCCGGTGCGGGGTGCGCTCGCTCACCTCGACCCCGCCCAGCCTCGAGGAGCTCTTCCTGCGCCACTACGGCGGCACGGGGCAGGACTCCGCAGAGCAGCAGGATTCTGCACGACGCCGCGGCGCGCGCCACGCACTGCCCGAGAAGGCGACACGATGA
- the acs gene encoding acetate--CoA ligase, which produces MTDDNALIRPPQEVLDEANVQDWEGLLATAGADPVAFWEQEAAELEWSKPWEKVLDDSQAPFYHWFTGARTNIVTNAVDRHLTTARRNKLALIWVGEDTSKVRTFSYFSLNREVEQMANILRSMGVEKGDVVTIYLPRIPEIYFAMLACAKIGAIHSVVFAGYSSEALNARIDDSESKLVITVDGSWINGSVFPMKQIVDDAVKFSPSVENVIVVRNTGTEVTMDPTRDHWYHELARLPIAQGHCETVQVDAEDPLFILYTSGSTGKPKAAVHTHGGYQVHLSSTMKNCLDIHEADRWWCTADPGWITGTSYVIYAPLIRGATAFMAEGSPVYPYPDVWWQLVERYGINGMFTAPTAIRTLMRFGDAWVTKHDTSSLRILVSAGEPLNPEAWRWFHDVVGQRRCAVIDNWWQTETGAMQVTSLPAMPKKPGSAGKPIPGQAVAVLDEEGHEVPPGTDGFLVLKNPWPSMLRTLFKEPERYVETYWSKYPGYYLTGDSARVDEDGYVWIIGRTDDVIKVSGHRIGTAEVEAAVNSHPAVAECAAIGLPHEVKGNAIHVVAVLANGYEGSRELVGDIRSHVSEHLSPIAKPEAVEFVDKLPKTRSGKIMRRVLRARALGQDEGDLSTLEND; this is translated from the coding sequence ATGACCGATGACAACGCCCTGATCCGCCCGCCCCAGGAGGTGCTGGACGAGGCCAATGTCCAGGACTGGGAGGGACTGCTGGCCACCGCGGGTGCCGACCCGGTCGCCTTCTGGGAGCAGGAGGCCGCCGAACTCGAATGGTCGAAGCCCTGGGAGAAGGTGCTCGACGACTCACAGGCCCCCTTCTACCACTGGTTCACCGGGGCCAGGACCAATATCGTCACCAACGCCGTCGACCGTCATCTGACCACCGCTCGGCGCAACAAGCTGGCGCTCATCTGGGTGGGGGAGGACACCTCGAAGGTGCGGACCTTCTCCTACTTCTCGCTCAACCGCGAGGTCGAGCAGATGGCCAACATCCTGCGCTCGATGGGTGTGGAGAAGGGCGACGTCGTCACCATCTACCTGCCGCGAATCCCGGAGATCTACTTCGCGATGCTGGCCTGTGCCAAGATCGGTGCGATCCACTCGGTGGTCTTCGCCGGATATTCCTCGGAGGCCCTCAACGCCCGCATCGACGACTCGGAGTCGAAGTTGGTGATCACCGTCGACGGGTCGTGGATCAACGGTTCGGTGTTCCCGATGAAGCAGATCGTCGACGACGCGGTGAAGTTCTCCCCGAGCGTCGAGAACGTCATCGTGGTGCGCAACACCGGCACCGAGGTGACGATGGATCCCACCCGTGACCACTGGTACCACGAACTCGCCCGGCTGCCGATCGCCCAGGGCCACTGCGAGACGGTGCAGGTCGACGCCGAGGATCCGCTGTTCATCCTCTACACCTCGGGATCGACCGGCAAGCCGAAGGCGGCCGTGCACACCCACGGCGGCTATCAGGTGCACCTGTCCTCGACGATGAAGAACTGTCTGGACATCCACGAGGCGGACCGGTGGTGGTGTACCGCCGATCCGGGCTGGATCACCGGCACCTCCTACGTCATCTACGCACCGCTGATCCGGGGCGCCACCGCCTTCATGGCGGAGGGCAGCCCGGTCTACCCGTATCCGGACGTCTGGTGGCAGTTGGTGGAGCGCTACGGCATCAACGGCATGTTCACCGCTCCCACGGCGATCCGTACCCTGATGCGCTTCGGGGACGCCTGGGTCACCAAGCATGACACCTCGAGCCTACGAATCCTGGTGAGCGCCGGGGAGCCGCTCAACCCGGAGGCCTGGCGCTGGTTCCATGACGTCGTCGGGCAACGGCGGTGCGCGGTCATCGACAACTGGTGGCAGACCGAGACCGGCGCGATGCAGGTGACGAGCCTGCCCGCGATGCCCAAGAAACCCGGCTCGGCCGGCAAGCCGATCCCCGGTCAGGCGGTGGCCGTACTCGACGAGGAGGGCCATGAGGTGCCGCCGGGCACCGACGGCTTCCTGGTGCTGAAGAATCCGTGGCCCTCGATGCTGCGGACCCTGTTCAAGGAGCCGGAGCGCTATGTGGAGACCTACTGGTCGAAGTACCCGGGGTACTACCTCACCGGGGACTCGGCGCGCGTCGACGAGGACGGCTATGTGTGGATCATCGGTCGCACCGACGACGTCATCAAGGTCTCGGGCCATCGCATCGGCACCGCCGAGGTGGAGGCCGCGGTGAACTCGCACCCGGCGGTCGCAGAGTGCGCGGCGATCGGCCTGCCGCACGAGGTCAAGGGCAATGCGATCCACGTCGTGGCGGTGCTGGCCAACGGCTATGAGGGATCCAGGGAGCTGGTCGGCGACATCCGCTCCCACGTCTCGGAGCATCTGTCGCCGATCGCCAAGCCCGAGGCCGTCGAGTTCGTCGACAAGTTGCCCAAGACCCGCTCGGGCAAGATCATGCGCCGGGTGCTGAGGGCCCGGGCGCTGGGCCAGGACGAGGGGGACCTGTCCACCCTGGAGAACGACTGA
- a CDS encoding TetR/AcrR family transcriptional regulator: MSSNTADLLPRARIRLAALELFGQQGFDRTTIRQIASRAGVSPGLVIHHFGSKKELKEACDAHALEVFRQKSVYLQESGPMPSLQSFLDDNPELWTVANYLVQELRAGGETAQQAYDLFCSYSEEMVTRAADAGMLVLPEDRQAAIALMTTWSIGVLVLGDLFARRLGGERLDDPEVMRRYSSVVIELLSTGVFTESYASLLRSVIHPTTG; encoded by the coding sequence GTGAGTTCAAACACTGCTGATCTCCTGCCCCGGGCGCGCATCCGCCTGGCGGCTCTGGAATTGTTCGGTCAGCAGGGCTTCGACAGGACGACGATCCGCCAGATCGCCTCACGCGCCGGCGTCTCCCCCGGACTTGTCATTCACCACTTCGGCAGCAAGAAGGAGCTCAAGGAGGCCTGCGACGCCCACGCGCTGGAGGTCTTCAGGCAGAAGAGCGTCTACCTGCAGGAGTCCGGGCCGATGCCCAGCCTGCAGTCCTTCCTGGATGACAACCCGGAGCTCTGGACGGTGGCCAACTACCTCGTGCAGGAACTGCGGGCAGGCGGCGAGACGGCCCAGCAGGCCTACGACCTGTTCTGCTCCTACAGCGAGGAGATGGTCACCCGCGCCGCGGACGCCGGGATGCTCGTCCTGCCCGAGGACAGACAGGCCGCCATCGCACTGATGACGACCTGGAGCATCGGCGTCCTGGTGCTCGGCGACCTGTTCGCCCGCCGCCTCGGCGGCGAGCGCCTCGACGACCCGGAGGTGATGCGGCGGTACAGCTCGGTGGTCATCGAACTCCTGAGCACCGGCGTCTTCACCGAGTCCTACGCCTCCCTGCTGCGAAGTGTCATCCACCCCACGACAGGATGA
- the acs gene encoding acetate--CoA ligase, giving the protein MTSEQQEVFEPPAEIIDDAWVKDWKAIEAEATADPRAYWEARANELEWSAPWEKVLDESGAPFYKWFTGARTNIVTNAVDRHLRTARRNKLALIWVGEDTSRVRTFSYFALNREIDRWANILLAMGVEKGDIVTIYLPRIPEIVFAMLACAKIGAIHSVIFAGYSAEALNARIDDSESKLVITADGSWVNGKVFPLKDIVDDAVKFSPSVENVVVVRNTRSDVSMDTVRDHWFEDLIKLPIAKGHCETVQVDSEDPLFILYTSGSTGKPKAILHTHGGYQVGTYTTLKYSFDIKESDRWWCTADPGWVTGHSYLVYGPLLNGATVFMSEGSPTYPYPDVFWQLVEYYGISALYTAPTAIRTLMRFGDAWVNRHDLSSLRLLGSVGEPINPEAWRWFHHVVGKDRCPIIDTWWQTETGMFQITTVPTMPQKPGSAGRPVFGQEAAILDEAGHEVPDGTEGFLVLKNPWPAMMRTLYKDPDRYVSTYWEKYPGVYLTGDAAKRDEDGYIWVIGRTDDVIKVSGHRLGTAEVESALASHPAVAEAAAIGLPHEVKGNAIHCAVILNQGYEPSKELEESLRQHVAETLSPIAKPDGFDFPEKLPKTRSGKIMRRVLRARALGQDEGDLSTLENE; this is encoded by the coding sequence ATGACGAGTGAGCAGCAGGAAGTGTTCGAACCGCCCGCCGAGATCATCGACGACGCCTGGGTGAAGGACTGGAAGGCCATCGAGGCCGAGGCCACCGCCGATCCCCGAGCCTACTGGGAGGCCCGGGCCAACGAGCTCGAGTGGTCGGCACCCTGGGAGAAGGTGCTCGACGAGTCCGGTGCACCGTTCTACAAGTGGTTCACCGGGGCCAGGACCAATATCGTCACCAACGCCGTAGACCGGCACCTGCGCACGGCCCGGCGCAACAAGCTGGCGCTCATCTGGGTGGGGGAGGACACCTCGAGGGTGCGGACCTTCTCCTATTTCGCGCTCAACCGCGAGATCGACCGGTGGGCCAACATCCTGCTGGCCATGGGCGTGGAGAAGGGCGACATCGTCACGATCTACCTGCCCCGCATACCCGAGATCGTCTTCGCGATGCTGGCCTGCGCCAAGATCGGCGCGATCCACTCGGTGATCTTCGCCGGATACTCCGCCGAGGCCCTCAACGCCCGCATCGACGATTCGGAGTCGAAGCTGGTGATCACCGCCGACGGCTCCTGGGTGAACGGGAAGGTCTTCCCGCTCAAGGACATCGTCGACGACGCGGTGAAGTTCTCCCCGAGCGTCGAGAACGTCGTGGTGGTGCGCAACACCCGCAGCGACGTCTCGATGGACACGGTGCGCGACCACTGGTTCGAGGACCTGATCAAGCTGCCCATCGCCAAGGGCCACTGCGAGACCGTCCAGGTGGACTCCGAGGATCCCCTCTTCATCCTCTACACATCCGGTTCCACCGGGAAGCCGAAGGCCATCCTGCACACCCACGGCGGGTATCAGGTCGGCACCTACACGACCCTGAAGTACTCCTTCGACATCAAGGAGTCCGACCGGTGGTGGTGCACCGCCGATCCGGGCTGGGTCACCGGCCACTCCTACCTGGTCTACGGCCCACTGCTCAACGGTGCCACCGTCTTCATGTCCGAGGGCAGCCCGACCTATCCCTACCCCGACGTCTTCTGGCAGCTCGTCGAGTACTACGGGATCAGCGCCCTCTACACCGCTCCGACGGCCATCCGCACCCTGATGCGCTTCGGTGACGCCTGGGTGAACCGGCACGACCTGTCGAGCCTGCGGCTGCTCGGCTCGGTCGGCGAGCCGATCAATCCCGAGGCCTGGCGCTGGTTCCACCACGTGGTGGGCAAGGACCGCTGCCCGATCATCGACACCTGGTGGCAGACCGAGACCGGGATGTTCCAGATCACCACCGTGCCGACCATGCCCCAGAAACCCGGATCGGCGGGCCGGCCGGTCTTCGGTCAGGAGGCCGCCATCCTCGACGAGGCGGGCCACGAGGTGCCGGACGGCACCGAGGGCTTCCTGGTGCTGAAGAACCCCTGGCCGGCCATGATGCGCACGCTCTACAAGGACCCCGACCGCTATGTCAGCACCTACTGGGAGAAGTACCCGGGGGTCTACCTCACCGGGGACGCCGCCAAACGCGACGAGGACGGCTACATCTGGGTGATCGGGCGCACCGATGACGTCATCAAGGTGTCCGGGCACCGGCTCGGCACCGCGGAGGTGGAGTCGGCCCTGGCCTCCCACCCGGCTGTCGCGGAGGCCGCCGCGATCGGCCTGCCCCACGAGGTGAAGGGCAATGCGATCCACTGCGCGGTGATCCTCAACCAGGGCTACGAGCCCAGCAAGGAGCTCGAGGAGTCGCTGCGACAGCACGTCGCCGAGACCCTTTCGCCGATCGCAAAGCCCGACGGCTTCGACTTCCCCGAGAAGCTGCCCAAGACCCGGTCGGGCAAGATCATGCGCCGCGTCCTGAGGGCCCGGGCGCTGGGCCAGGACGAGGGCGACCTGTCGACTCTGGAGAACGAGTGA
- a CDS encoding carbohydrate ABC transporter permease, whose amino-acid sequence MSEQNASARMVRGRGGRAAHTLKLVLLALLAAICLLPFYVIFRNAFTSDQGFVSPRWKWLPDNLSPDVISALFTDSDLGLLSAMGHSAIQSIGQTALTVIVSFMAGYGLARFSNRAAGVILKLTVLTLMVPTAVTFVPSFIMTSQFGWIDSYRGLIIPVMFSAFATYLFRQSLLSFPRELEEAAELDGANPWTVMWRVVLPNSMGIVAAVSTITFIGAWNAFLWPLLVARDSTRTVQLTLSRFMTSQGVDYAQLFAGALVAIIPVVLVFLFLQRYLVQGMTTSGLD is encoded by the coding sequence ATGAGCGAGCAGAACGCCTCGGCACGGATGGTGCGCGGTCGCGGAGGGCGCGCCGCCCACACCCTGAAACTGGTGCTGCTGGCACTCCTTGCGGCGATCTGCCTGCTGCCCTTCTACGTCATCTTCCGCAACGCGTTCACCTCCGACCAGGGATTCGTGTCGCCCCGGTGGAAGTGGCTGCCCGACAATCTGAGCCCCGACGTCATCAGCGCGCTGTTCACCGACTCCGACCTGGGGCTGCTATCGGCCATGGGCCATTCGGCGATCCAGTCGATCGGCCAGACGGCGCTCACGGTGATCGTGAGCTTCATGGCCGGCTACGGTCTCGCACGGTTCAGCAACAGGGCTGCCGGGGTGATCCTCAAGCTCACCGTGCTGACCCTGATGGTGCCCACCGCGGTGACCTTCGTGCCGAGCTTCATCATGACCAGCCAGTTCGGTTGGATCGACTCCTACCGCGGCCTCATCATCCCCGTGATGTTCTCGGCCTTCGCCACCTACCTGTTCCGCCAGTCCCTGCTCAGCTTCCCCCGTGAGCTGGAGGAGGCGGCCGAGCTCGACGGGGCCAATCCGTGGACGGTGATGTGGCGGGTGGTGCTGCCGAACTCCATGGGAATCGTGGCGGCGGTCTCCACCATCACCTTCATCGGCGCCTGGAACGCCTTCCTGTGGCCGCTGCTGGTCGCCCGCGACAGCACCCGCACCGTCCAGCTGACGCTGAGCCGATTCATGACCAGCCAGGGGGTCGACTACGCCCAGCTGTTCGCCGGGGCACTGGTGGCGATCATCCCGGTGGTCCTGGTCTTCCTGTTCCTGCAGCGCTACCTCGTCCAGGGGATGACGACCTCGGGTCTGGACTGA
- a CDS encoding ABC transporter permease, with translation MSTLIGTGTSLRAGLRRDRVFWICWVVLLASLPPLNAVKYDDLVPAGTDPRTALGPLVANPSMQALLGPAFNPWTKGGFTFWRVGGFTAMFAGMMTGFAIVRATRAEEENGRLELVRAGAIGRHAPLMSGLLESALGSLAAGLATALVCIATGLGLRGSWAGGLAVAACGLVMAGFGAVLSQVFETARSARAWTLGVVFGGMFLLRMMIDGAGEAHAGLRWAVPLEWGLLIRPWAGERWWAALLPVGLFVMLAGLALRLESVRDHGAGLRSARPGPARAAGYLGGPLGLSWRLQRNGLAGWAVGLLVAAAGTGSIIAQTGTSLAGNADLSSYLEHIGGSDDFMVSFFVTMLGILSGVAAVMVVSVIGRLHSEEARGRIEPLLAASTTRWRVVGSHLLWAVLAPLAVMTGVGALLAVPRARSASDWALVGQYVRSATALSPGLLLVCGVALLLVGWWPRLFGLAWAVIGWTLFTTWFSAIISLPGWMVKLQPWGYLSHLPRDTMSWTPFLVETGIAAALVALGLAGYRRRDIPA, from the coding sequence ATGAGCACCCTCATCGGCACCGGCACCTCGCTGCGCGCCGGCCTGCGACGCGACCGCGTCTTCTGGATCTGCTGGGTCGTCCTGCTGGCCTCCTTGCCACCGCTCAACGCCGTCAAGTACGACGATCTGGTGCCGGCCGGCACCGATCCCCGTACGGCGCTGGGGCCGCTGGTCGCCAACCCGTCGATGCAGGCCCTGCTCGGCCCCGCCTTCAACCCGTGGACGAAGGGCGGGTTCACCTTCTGGCGGGTCGGCGGGTTCACGGCGATGTTCGCCGGGATGATGACCGGCTTCGCCATCGTCCGCGCCACCCGCGCCGAGGAGGAGAACGGACGGCTCGAACTGGTGCGGGCCGGGGCCATCGGCCGCCATGCGCCGCTGATGTCCGGACTGCTGGAATCGGCACTCGGCTCCCTGGCCGCCGGACTCGCCACCGCCCTGGTGTGCATCGCCACCGGGCTGGGGCTGCGCGGTTCGTGGGCCGGAGGGCTCGCCGTGGCGGCCTGCGGGCTGGTGATGGCCGGCTTCGGAGCCGTGCTGTCGCAGGTCTTCGAGACCGCCCGCAGCGCCCGCGCCTGGACTCTCGGTGTCGTCTTCGGCGGCATGTTCCTGCTGCGCATGATGATCGACGGGGCCGGCGAGGCCCATGCCGGACTGCGATGGGCGGTACCGCTGGAGTGGGGGCTGCTCATCCGGCCGTGGGCCGGCGAGCGCTGGTGGGCGGCGCTGCTGCCCGTCGGGCTGTTCGTCATGCTTGCCGGGCTGGCACTGAGACTGGAGTCGGTCCGCGACCACGGCGCCGGACTGCGATCGGCACGGCCGGGTCCGGCCCGTGCCGCCGGCTATCTCGGCGGCCCCCTCGGTCTGTCCTGGCGGCTTCAGCGCAATGGGTTGGCAGGCTGGGCCGTCGGCCTGCTGGTGGCGGCCGCGGGAACCGGGTCGATCATCGCCCAGACGGGCACCTCGCTGGCCGGCAACGCCGACCTGTCGAGCTATCTGGAGCACATCGGAGGATCCGACGACTTCATGGTGTCCTTCTTCGTCACCATGCTCGGCATCCTCTCCGGTGTGGCCGCCGTCATGGTGGTATCCGTCATCGGACGCCTCCACTCCGAGGAGGCGCGCGGCCGGATCGAACCACTTCTCGCCGCCTCGACGACTCGCTGGCGGGTGGTCGGCTCCCATCTGCTGTGGGCGGTGCTCGCACCGCTCGCCGTGATGACCGGAGTCGGCGCCCTGCTGGCCGTGCCGCGCGCCCGATCCGCCTCGGACTGGGCTCTGGTCGGTCAGTACGTCCGCTCTGCAACGGCACTGTCCCCCGGTCTGCTGCTCGTCTGCGGAGTCGCGCTGCTGCTGGTGGGATGGTGGCCGCGGCTGTTCGGGCTGGCCTGGGCGGTCATCGGCTGGACCCTGTTCACCACCTGGTTCTCGGCGATCATCAGCCTGCCCGGCTGGATGGTGAAACTCCAGCCCTGGGGGTATCTGTCCCATCTGCCCCGCGACACCATGAGCTGGACGCCGTTCCTCGTCGAGACGGGGATCGCGGCAGCTCTTGTCGCCCTCGGCCTGGCCGGATACCGGCGGCGCGACATTCCCGCCTGA
- a CDS encoding MFS transporter — protein MTTLASEQVSQSRPTPPREMRRIALAGAFGTGIELYDFLIFGLASGLVFPHLFFPQSDPLMGSLQSFMAFGAGFVSRPLGGIIFGHFGDRVSRKTMLVITLLATGSCTVCMGLLPTYGTVGAWAPVLLVSLRVLQGVFMGGEQSGAFIMVTEHAPAGRKAVLGAAVTAGSPIGSLLGIGAFQIVALTTGDAFAQWGWRIPFLASAVLIGIGLWVRIGMSESPEFQTMQAESRTKKVPLAGVFAHSLPFLIAGILVNLGFNQFIFIVNSFTTSYAAKTIGFAQGDVLLSGLAGSGGMLIAVFVAGRLADRFGLVRIMGIGALFQVIWAFPYFWLVNTGSVPALYLAVIGAYVGLSFVFGPMAAYYVNLFRPEHRYSGVAFSYNLGAVLGGGLSPSIATALLRYFGDSSGVSVYVAVGGLLTLAGLLTSARHVRARERSQRLDAGLD, from the coding sequence ATGACCACACTGGCGTCGGAGCAGGTCTCACAGTCGAGGCCGACTCCTCCGCGCGAGATGCGCAGGATCGCACTGGCCGGGGCCTTCGGCACCGGTATCGAGCTCTACGACTTCCTCATCTTCGGACTGGCCTCCGGCCTCGTCTTCCCCCATCTGTTCTTTCCGCAGTCGGATCCGCTGATGGGTTCCCTGCAGTCCTTCATGGCCTTCGGCGCCGGGTTCGTCTCCCGGCCTCTGGGCGGCATCATCTTCGGCCACTTCGGCGACCGGGTCTCACGCAAGACCATGCTCGTCATCACGTTGCTGGCCACCGGTTCCTGCACCGTCTGCATGGGCCTGTTGCCGACCTACGGCACCGTCGGCGCATGGGCTCCGGTGCTGCTGGTGAGCCTGCGGGTCCTCCAGGGCGTCTTCATGGGCGGCGAGCAGAGCGGGGCCTTCATCATGGTCACCGAGCACGCCCCGGCCGGTCGCAAGGCGGTTCTCGGGGCCGCGGTGACGGCGGGTTCGCCGATCGGCAGCCTGCTGGGCATCGGCGCCTTCCAGATCGTCGCCCTGACCACCGGCGACGCCTTCGCCCAGTGGGGCTGGAGGATCCCCTTCCTGGCCTCGGCCGTCCTCATCGGCATCGGCCTGTGGGTGCGGATCGGGATGAGCGAGAGCCCGGAATTCCAGACGATGCAGGCGGAGTCGCGGACGAAGAAGGTCCCGCTGGCCGGGGTCTTCGCCCACTCCCTGCCCTTCCTGATCGCCGGCATCCTGGTGAATCTGGGCTTCAACCAGTTCATCTTCATCGTCAACTCCTTCACCACCTCCTACGCCGCCAAGACCATCGGCTTCGCCCAGGGCGACGTCCTGCTGTCGGGCCTGGCGGGTTCGGGAGGCATGCTCATCGCCGTCTTCGTGGCCGGCCGGCTCGCCGACAGGTTCGGGCTGGTGCGGATCATGGGTATCGGCGCCCTGTTCCAGGTGATCTGGGCCTTTCCCTACTTCTGGCTCGTCAACACCGGTTCGGTGCCCGCCCTCTACCTGGCCGTCATTGGCGCCTATGTGGGGCTCAGCTTCGTCTTCGGGCCGATGGCCGCCTACTACGTGAACCTGTTCAGGCCCGAGCACCGGTACTCGGGGGTCGCCTTCTCCTACAACCTGGGAGCGGTGCTCGGAGGCGGCCTGTCGCCCTCCATCGCCACCGCCCTGCTGCGATACTTCGGCGACTCGTCGGGGGTCTCGGTCTACGTGGCGGTCGGCGGTCTGCTCACCCTCGCGGGGCTGCTCACCAGCGCCCGGCATGTCCGGGCCCGGGAGCGCAGCCAGAGGCTGGACGCCGGGCTGGACTGA
- a CDS encoding 1,4-dihydroxy-2-naphthoyl-CoA synthase: MPGSPLTDMTYHRLISRGADDGVPADEELPVVRIAFDRPAIRNAFRPHTVDELYRTLDHARCSADVAAVILTGNGPSPRDGGYSFCSGGDQRIRGAAGYQYETDEAAGDEALPTDARHKRLAAGRLGRLHILEVQRLMRATPKPIIAAIPGWTTGGGHSLMVVADLAVASREHARFKQVDANVGSFDAGYGSALLARQIGDKRAREVFFLADTYDAEQAERWGVVNRAVGHADLETTAIEMGLSVARRSPQAIRMLKYAFNMVDDGIAGQQAFAGEATRLAYMTEEAQEGRDAFLEHRSPDWSSFPYYY, from the coding sequence CTGCCCGGCAGCCCCCTGACCGACATGACCTACCACCGGCTCATCTCCCGGGGAGCCGACGACGGCGTCCCCGCCGATGAGGAACTTCCGGTGGTGCGCATCGCCTTCGACCGGCCCGCGATCCGTAACGCATTCCGGCCCCACACCGTCGACGAGCTCTACCGGACCCTGGACCACGCTCGGTGCTCGGCCGATGTGGCTGCGGTCATCCTCACCGGCAACGGTCCCTCGCCCCGTGACGGCGGGTACTCCTTCTGCTCCGGGGGGGACCAGCGGATCCGGGGAGCGGCGGGGTACCAGTACGAGACCGACGAGGCCGCCGGCGACGAGGCGCTGCCCACCGACGCCCGCCACAAGCGACTCGCCGCGGGACGGCTGGGACGCCTCCACATCCTGGAGGTGCAGAGGCTGATGCGCGCCACCCCCAAGCCGATCATCGCGGCGATCCCCGGCTGGACCACCGGTGGCGGCCATTCCCTCATGGTGGTCGCCGACCTGGCCGTCGCCAGCCGCGAGCACGCCCGGTTCAAACAGGTCGACGCCAACGTCGGCTCCTTCGACGCCGGTTACGGATCGGCGCTGCTGGCCCGCCAGATCGGCGACAAGAGGGCCCGCGAGGTCTTCTTCCTGGCAGACACCTACGACGCCGAGCAGGCCGAGCGCTGGGGGGTGGTCAACCGGGCGGTCGGCCACGCCGACCTGGAGACCACCGCGATCGAGATGGGCCTGTCGGTGGCCCGACGCTCCCCCCAGGCGATCCGGATGCTCAAGTACGCCTTCAACATGGTCGACGACGGCATCGCGGGCCAGCAGGCCTTCGCCGGGGAGGCCACCCGGCTGGCCTATATGACCGAGGAGGCCCAGGAGGGGCGCGACGCCTTCCTGGAGCACCGGTCCCCCGACTGGTCGTCCTTCCCCTACTACTACTGA